From Candidatus Angelobacter sp.:
CGTTTCCGGAGCGCTTACGCGACGCTGGTAATCCACAATCGTGTCGATGACCTCCTGCACGTCGTCGGTGACGGTGAACAGGTTGAAGTCCTCCGGGGCAATGTAGCCCCGATTCGCGGTCGTGGTCTTGAGCCAGTGGAGAAGCCCCTTCCAGTATTCGCGTCCGAACAGGATGAGCGGAAAACGCGGCACGCGCTGCGTCTGCACCAGCGTCGCGATTTCAAAAAACTCGTCCAGCGTGCCGAATCCGCCGGGCATGAAAATGAACGCGATGCTGTATTTGGCGAAACAAACTTTACGCGAGAAGAAATAATGGAAGTGAATGGGCACGTTCGCGTAGCGGTTTGGCTTTTGCTCGAACGGCAGCTCGATGTTGAGCCCCACCGATTTTCCGCGGGCCCCGGCGGCGCCTTTGTTGGCCGCTTCCATCAAACCGGGGCCGCCTCCGGTGATGATCGCCAGATTGTGCCCGGCGAGTTCGCGTCCCAGCCGTGCGGCGACCTTGTATAACGGATCGGTTCGTGGAATCCGCGCCGAACCGAAGATGGTGACGGCCGGGCCCACCTGCGAAAGCGTTTCAAACGAGTCAACAAACTCCGCCATGATGCGGAAAATGCGCCATGGATCTTCCTTGGTGAACCCAAACGTGTGGTCGTTCATGCGTGGAACA
This genomic window contains:
- a CDS encoding TIGR00730 family Rossman fold protein; translated protein: MNDHTFGFTKEDPWRIFRIMAEFVDSFETLSQVGPAVTIFGSARIPRTDPLYKVAARLGRELAGHNLAIITGGGPGLMEAANKGAAGARGKSVGLNIELPFEQKPNRYANVPIHFHYFFSRKVCFAKYSIAFIFMPGGFGTLDEFFEIATLVQTQRVPRFPLILFGREYWKGLLHWLKTTTANRGYIAPEDFNLFTVTDDVQEVIDTIVDYQRRVSAPETHPPAIA